One Brachyspira pilosicoli P43/6/78 genomic window carries:
- a CDS encoding glycoside hydrolase family 19 protein, giving the protein MIDIKKYLSALNIDSSWESILKKYLLAYNITKEKDIKMFLAQTSHESLSYKRLEESFKYRPEVLIKVFPKYFKTLEEAKDILYRGDEALANRVYGGRLGNNFDEGYKYRGRGIIQLTGKSNYIYYGKLLNIDLVNNPDWLLERNVAVNVACCYWINRGLLSIDDIRKATKKINGGYNGLEDRIKRYKKIENL; this is encoded by the coding sequence ATGATTGATATAAAAAAATATTTATCTGCTCTTAATATAGATTCTTCTTGGGAGAGTATATTAAAAAAATATTTACTTGCATACAACATCACAAAAGAAAAAGATATAAAGATGTTTTTAGCTCAAACTAGTCATGAGAGTTTAAGTTATAAAAGACTTGAAGAGAGTTTCAAATATAGACCAGAAGTTTTAATAAAAGTCTTTCCAAAATATTTTAAAACTCTTGAAGAGGCAAAAGATATCTTATATAGAGGAGATGAGGCTCTTGCAAATAGAGTATACGGAGGAAGGCTTGGAAATAATTTTGATGAGGGGTATAAATACAGAGGAAGAGGAATAATACAGCTTACAGGAAAAAGCAATTATATTTATTATGGAAAACTTCTTAATATTGATTTGGTTAATAATCCTGATTGGCTTTTAGAGAGAAATGTTGCTGTTAATGTTGCTTGCTGTTATTGGATAAATAGAGGGCTTTTGAGTATTGATGATATAAGAAAGGCAACTAAAAAAATTAACGGCGGATACAATGGTTTAGAAGATAGAATTAAAAGATACAAAAAAATAGAAAATCTTTAA